The following nucleotide sequence is from Salvia splendens isolate huo1 unplaced genomic scaffold, SspV2 ctg1100, whole genome shotgun sequence.
ACTTATTTTGATCAACTCATGAAAAAGATTTCAAATTCACACAATCCAACCCAAATGtttccaaaattttaaattccacTTTTTTTCCAAAATCAAGCCTAACCTCTAAGCTCAATCACATGAGTGCACAGGTTTTGAGTTTAATCAAATTGAACAAAACAGGACAATTAATTATCCAACAGGTCAAAAAAGTTGGTCACCTATATCCTCTCACTCTAAACCACGCCTCAGCGCAGCATAAATGAGCAACTCCGAGCTCCCCTTTGCATCCACAGCCAAGCTCGATCAACTCCACCGAATTCTCCCCACTCTCCTTGCCATTCAAATGGCATATCCTACACACTCTCTGATTTTCCACCAAAAACTCATCGCATGTCACGTCGATTACACCCATTTTCGACTTTGCGGCAATTTCACCGGAAATCCTACTCTCCTTATTGCTTGAATTTGATATATCATCGCCCCCGGCTCTCTGATTGATCTCGTGCAGTTGCTCATCCATTAAACACAATAACCAAATTTTTCCAAAAATAACTGTGCATATGTACGAAAGTGGAGAGGTAATCACTGCGGAATTGATATACTGTACTACATTGAAGCAGAATAGTAGCTAGACGTGATTAAAGGGGAAGCTGGAAAAACATATGCGTCTGGTTAGGGGTGGAAATTTGGTTGACGAGATTGACATCATTTACACTTCCTTCAACTCCGTCACTGGACTGCCCAGTTGactcaactctctctctctctctctctctagaataGTAATGGCGTGTGTAGACATATCGAAGAGAGCCTTTGACAGTTCCattctactactactactacattttatgaattaatGCAATATTACTACTTATTTGGTTGGGATTTTACTTTCGGTTTTTGTTGGCGAGATAGCAATTTTGATAGTTAGATATAGTTAGCTTAATAATCACAAAGTATGCCCTTAATGAGTTCAATGACAAAATAAAGTGTAGAAGGATGAGAAAAATAACTCATCATTTTTCCGAGACATATGGTAATATTCAAAGATCTAAATTgtgtaaattttaaaaaaaatattactccctccaccTATAAAAAACAGTCTCGTCATAAGTTTTAAGgtgaaa
It contains:
- the LOC121788613 gene encoding uncharacterized protein LOC121788613, producing MDEQLHEINQRAGGDDISNSSNKESRISGEIAAKSKMGVIDVTCDEFLVENQRVCRICHLNGKESGENSVELIELGCGCKGELGVAHLCCAEAWFRVRGY